Genomic DNA from Rana temporaria chromosome 1, aRanTem1.1, whole genome shotgun sequence:
ACGACCCGTGAACTCGCTATAGCGCTTGCGTACTATACCCGCGCCTCATTGCTTTCGTCATTACGACAGTGTACGTAGGAGGACGGAGCGTTGTAAAGTACGGAACTTCCGGTTTTGCTCCTTCCTTCCGGTGTGGACGCCATCAGAGCAAAGAGGTATGAGACTGGAATAGGCAACTGTAATCTACGTTGTATCTCGTCCATCCGCGGTGTGGTCGGCTAAAATCACACCGAGTGGTGGAGGAGGGGAACTGGGCTGCCGGGACGTGTGATTATGGGCGCAGTGTGTTGGTGATAGATCAGGAATAATGGCGAAAGTGTAGAAGAGCGGACATGGCTGGGATAGTGCTGGTGACAGTGTCCTGCAGGCATGGCCTGACACCTGGGTACATATACAAAGCTCCTCTAAACATGTTGCCTGTCAGACTAGGCCAATGGCTAGACTAGTAGAATGAAGGATAGACCTCATTACAACTTTCTGAGACTAAAAGAGCAGCAGCATGCCAGGGGAACAAATATTGTTTTCCTATGGAGTGCACACATGGAGACCTATGTATTCCAAGTACAGGCTTCATTAGAGGAGCACAGCTACACATGTGTTCTGGGAAAAGAGAAAGTCAACGTGCTTGTAAAGCTTACTTTTTAATAACAAGTCTTCTACTGCTTGCTAATGGTTTTGCAAAGAGTAGCCTAGATCCTCTTCACCaagccccccatagcaagcctctTGGTATGGGGACACTTGTGCAGGGGGctggtgttaaaggggttgtaaaggtaaatgttaaaaaaaacatccaacagcacgagcccccgttttacgTACCTCACCCCTCAGAAGTCCCGTGGTCGTCCCCGTCatcctctttggttcccagcctggccgttgattggctaagttggacggattgatggcagcgcagccatcaATCGCATCCAATGACGCAATGTGCCGAGTgcctgagtgatacagtcggcggctatggccgccgctgtatcacgggagcgtgcccgcaagagctttccaccatgcaagctcgctcgcatgaaggtggaaaatgCTTGCGCagggggagccatgacagccgCCGAGGTACCCCAGAAGTTGTGGATCTGGGCAACTCTGCTAAATGAGCCACGCAGTGGAggtaaataaaacatgtttaatttttttttttttttttttttaatcttaacttTAGTGTCGCTTTAATAGACTCCAAGAGTCCTTTCACACAGGCCATGATGTCAAATCTGTTCAGCAGGGGATTTGTGAAGAGATCTCCTGCTGAAGTAAAGCAGAACAGGACGGGTGTAGCTGTGGAACCTGGCGGCTTTCGTTCCTGGTTCTGCTGTTAGGGGGAAATGTTCTTGATCAgaggctgcagccactgatctgtgtattttgAATATCAGCAGTCGCAGCTGTCAAAATTCAATTTACCAACAGGAAGGATATCCCTATTAaccatgtataggcaggctgaatgtacccaagttgatcaatcaacttgagtATGACCGTCCTATtgaattttacatgcgattattgcaaGTGGCTGTAATAGCCGATGGCACAAATCGCTGTCTTCTCTTGGTGGAGATGGGATTTCCCTGTCAACACTATCCGTGGTTGCATGAAATTTGCttagtctatggctggctttagttgTGCTGGAGTTTTTGTCACCTGAATCTAGTAAGTTTTGGGAATAAATCAGATTGGTTACAGGGATACACTTTCAATGTTGGTAAGCCATTTTTGTGTGACACTGATTTGTAAAAGTCAGGGATTCTGgcgttttttatatttatgtgaaAACTAAAAGATTTTTCTTTATCTGCAGAATGGCTATCAGGTACCCAATGGCCGTAGGCCTTAATAAAGGCCATCCAGTGACCAAGAATGTATCCAAGGCTAGACACTCTCGCAGGAGAGGGGTGAGTATATAAATTGCAGTTTCCTTTTTGAATTTGGTTACACTTTGCTTGGACAGTAGTAAAATTCAATGTTCCATGATTGTGAAAAACAAGCATTTTCACATGGTGTAAGATGAATTGATATCCTGCACATGCAGCTCAGGAAGGGGTACAGCTTAGGTAGGCGGACTTGTATCATTGTCTTCATTGCTGAAACTGAATAGTGTTGTGGCAGAGGCATATATAAGGGGTGATGGGCTGACTTCAGATGAAGATGCTTGGTGAGTGAATGCATTAGTCTGCACATGCAACTGAGCATGAAATTCACACAAAGTAGTGAGATGACTGTGCCCATATAacctacatttattttttgccgtATATAATCGCTGGACTATTTGAAGCCTAGCACTGCTAGCAAAGGTTTTTTTCGATGTGGGAATGTGATTATTTCCCTTAAACAAGCTAGACTACAGAAGAACCCAGGCACTTTTAGTTAAAGCTCAAGTAGAATCTTTACAATCAGATGTGCCCCCCTTCAAGCTGCTTTTCTTATAGTATGTCTGCCATATTACCTTTCCTGTAAAATGTAGACTCATTAAAgctgtgtgtgttgtgtttttggaaacaagggaagttccatttgtgAAACCTAACTTTACCTTTTAGACCATGTTTCATAGTGTAGCCGTATTTGAAGGATTTTCAccatagagagaaaaaaagttaAGTCGCTTACCTAGAATTTAACTATCCAaggatccagtgctgtcctcaccCAGGCAGGCTCTCTGCTGCTCTTAATGTCCTAAGTGCTGCCATGTTCTGTGGGAAGCTGGCTGCCAGCTTGCCACTGTGTATgcgtgtgctttgtgaatggtcctgcagccttctGAGACCCGTGACATATCTCCTAGAAGGCTgtgggcaaagaggggggggggggagggggttgaacTGCCACTCGGATCATGTAGGCGATCTGTGTGAGAGCGGGTAACTAATTAAAATGAAATGCCCAATCCCAAAAACGATTTTAATATTCCAAATGTGGTAGAGTAAGTCATAAAGCAGAACTTTGCCTttagggtgaagttctgctttaaggtgcAACATAAAACATTGTCGGCATGTACAGTTGTCTCAACATTTTATACTTATTACTCCTTCCCAAAAAAAAGTTACAAGTCTCAGTGCCAAAGTCCTTTAATTTGAGGGAAAAAACTATTCAATGCCCCCCTGACAAGTATCTAATGCCAACCACGTCCTTCAGACATGTAGATTCTTGTCAATCACGATGACCTGCCTTGACTATAGTCGGCCAATAACATTATGTATGAAGCCTGGCTGCTTTGTTTAAAACCAGAAGCTGGTGTCTGGATGGGTGCACTGGCCTAATTATGGATTTGCATGTTCAATCTGAAGCTCATTCCTAAACTTGAGTCCGCTGCGGATTCCTAAATGAAATTGTCCTTCCAGCTGTTTAAACCATCTGACAAGTCCTGTGCTTTTTCCTACTGCCAATGTGTTACCATCTTAATTTAGCAGTTTCATAAATGGTCATTTTGATATTTGTTTTCAGCATAATATTGTTCTTTCTATAAGGTCTGCAATAATTTGTCTTCCAGCGCCTGACAAAGCACACCAAGTTTGTCCGTGACATGATCCGTGAAGTATGTGGCTTCGCTCCATATGAAAGACGTGCCATGGAGTTGCTTAAGGTGTCAAAGGACAAAAGAGCTCTTAAATTCATCAAAAAAAGGGTAAGCGATTGATCTGGTAGCAGTAAACATGAAGAATACAGTTGTGAAGTTTTGGATGGAAAGTGCTATTGTGTTCTAGGAATGCATGGTTTTATCCAGGAGAAAAGTAGAGAAACTAAATCTCACTtttactaaaatgcaataatgtcCTTGACTTTGTGTAGCCCAGGATTAAGGATAGGGGCTTTGACAGATGACCTTTTATAGGAAAGCTGTACTAGAAGAAATCCAGGAGCTGATATGCACCTAAATCCCACCTGCCCAAGCTGCAGCCCGAGGTGTCTTGTGTCAactacagtgattggacacagacaaacaaaatTAATCGAGCCAGCCCCTTGCATATCTCTTCCTCTATCCAGCATGCCCCAATTTAAGTGTCCTGGAAGAATGGACATCTTTTCTTCAGCTATGCTGAGAAAAATGTATCTTATACTGGCTTCTTAAGTCCTTTCTAAATGGCGGCTATCCTAATTGCTGTTTCTCCAGCCTAGCTTTGGAGGCTTTACTCAGATCCTGCTGGAATGTGATCTTTTGGCACTGGCTTATTTTGTTGATTATAGTCCGAGtttgcaacttaaaaaaaaatgacaatctgACCATTGGTCCTTGCagcttttacaataatttttttttttctctctcttttcagaTTGGAACTCACATCCGTgcc
This window encodes:
- the RPL36 gene encoding 60S ribosomal protein L36, which translates into the protein MAIRYPMAVGLNKGHPVTKNVSKARHSRRRGRLTKHTKFVRDMIREVCGFAPYERRAMELLKVSKDKRALKFIKKRIGTHIRAKRKREELSNVLAAMRKAAAKKD